GAGATATACTGCTGCCTTCACACTATTTGAATATGGTCATTACAAGGACTCACTCGGTCGCTTTGAATCGATTGTCAAAGATATACCTAAAACGAAACAAGGGAAGTCCTCTGTTAAGATGATCTTAGGATACTATACAGAGAAGAAGCAGTGGGATGAACTGATTGCAGTTTGTCGAGAGTTTCTGGCAAATAAAAATATTATCAATTCCAAGTTGCGGATTGATTTACAGCGAACTCTTCGTGATAGCCTCTTTGGGCAGGCCGTGCGCTATAGCAAGCAGAGAAAGTTCTCAGACTCGGCGAAAGCCTTTGTGGCTTATCAAGAGGAATTTCCTAAAGCAAAAAATGCCGATGATGCGCTATATAACGCAACACTCAATTACTACAAAGATGGTAAGGTAGAGGATGCCATCAGTAAGGGTAAGAAGCTTCTACAGGCCTATCCGCGATCGAAGCATGTGAAAACTACAGTCTTGGATATTGCTCAGTCCCATGAAGCCTTAGCCGATTTTAAAGATGCAGCGATATACTTCGAGAAGTTTGCTAAGTCTTATCCAAAAGACAAAGAGTCAAGAGTGACACTTTATAATGCAGCTACATTGAATAAAGGTTTAAAACAGAATCAAGAAGCTATAAGCCTTTACAAACGATACATTAAGTTTTATCCCAAGGATAAGTTAGCCCGGGATGCTCTCTACGAAATAGCGGATCTCTACGAAAAAGAGAAAAATTACAATCAAGCAGTTCGTTATTTTCAGAAACATGCATGGCAGCATGATGTAAATTCAGAGACCTACGTTCATTCCATGGCACGGTCAGCAGAGATTCAATACAACCATGGCAATCGGCCTGGCGGTATGAAGCTCTTTGCAAAACTGTACGATAAGCTGATACAAAAAGACTCACCACCGGCATTTGATGCTAGGCGAATCATAGCCCGAGCAATGTTCAATGATCTCAATCGGGATTTTACAAAATTCCAGGCTATGGGAATTAGCAGCGCGAAGAAAATAGAAAGGGATGTAAAGTTCAAGCAGAATCGTTTGAAATCGATTGTGTCCCAGTATCAGAAAGTTATTGATCTAGCCAGCGGTGAATACACTGTAGCATCCCTGTATCGAGTTGCAGAGATGCATGAAAATTTCGCAGATGAGCTGTTGTCGGCACCAGCACCCAAAGGGGCCAGCCAACTCGAAATTGACCAGTATCGATCCTCCATCGAAAAAGTCGCATTTCCCTTGAAAGAGGAAGCCGAGAAATACTATGAGATGTCTTATGTTAGGTCGAAAGAAGTTCAGACATTTACAAACTGGACTCGTCTTGCCCGAGCAAAGATGTCCATCATCAACGAAGAAAAGTACCCCTTAGTTAACGAGCGAAACGTCGAAGCAAGCTATCTGTCCCACCAGCTTCTCTGGCAAGAAGAAGTGGCTCAGTTAGGAAATTAGGGAGGGTGTAATGAAGTTATTGAAGTCCATATGCATACTTGGCTTGGGAGTGCTGGCCTCCTCCTGTCAAACGACGAGCTATATTGCGAATGTCGATAAGTCTCGCAAGCAGGTAGAGGTTCAAAGTCAATCAGATGATGGCAGTGCGGTCTATGCTCTCCATAAGAACGGAATTCTGAATGATGTTCGTTCAAATCTAAAAACAAGTCTCAAAGAGAATATTAAGGATGTGAAGTCCTTACTCAATTTGTCACAAGTCTATCTTGCCCAAGGTAACTACAAAAAAGCTGAAGACTTCTGTCGCCGAGCACTTCGAAGAGATTTGAAGAACCAAGATGCGAAGCTCATCCTGGCTCAAATCTACTATCGCAGAGGCTACACGGATATGACTGAAATTATCCTCAATAGCATGGGCCGGGCTGCAGAAAAGAATAGTACAGCCTTGAATCTGAAGGCTTTGGTGGCTCTCAAAAACGATCGGCCAGCCTACGCCATGAACTTTTTCAAGCAATCGCTTAAATACAATCCAGGAGATATTGCAACTAGAATGAATCTAGGTGTGCTCTATGTTTACTACAGGCAGGTGGATGCGGCCTCAGTACAGTTTGAGAGAGTCCTAAAGTCAATGCCTGATCATGTTGATGCCAAACTTCATCTAGGAATCATAAAGGCATCACGGGGGCAGTACGAACAAGCTTCAGACTTATACAAAGATGTACTGGATGTTGATCCTGGCAATGCTTTAGCCACATACAACCTTGCTGTTTTAGCGGAAAAGCAAAAGGACTATGATGATTCACTTTCACATTTGAAGAGCTACCTTTCCTCGAACTATGCCAAGCGCCAAGACAACAAGGAAGTATTTGCTATGATCGAGAGACTCCGAGCTAAAAAAGATATGATGGGAGAAACAGTGTCAGACTCTGAGATCCAAGAAATGAGTGCTCAGTTGGATCAACCTATGACGAAAAACGCGGCCTTGTCGGAAGATGAAGATGTCCTAAAAGAAGTAGAGAGACCTAAAGCAAAGAGGCCTGCTATCCAGAAGGAGGCCAATCCTCCATCTCAAGCCTCAAGGCCAAAAGTTA
The sequence above is a segment of the Pseudobacteriovorax antillogorgiicola genome. Coding sequences within it:
- a CDS encoding tetratricopeptide repeat protein, with product MKLLKSICILGLGVLASSCQTTSYIANVDKSRKQVEVQSQSDDGSAVYALHKNGILNDVRSNLKTSLKENIKDVKSLLNLSQVYLAQGNYKKAEDFCRRALRRDLKNQDAKLILAQIYYRRGYTDMTEIILNSMGRAAEKNSTALNLKALVALKNDRPAYAMNFFKQSLKYNPGDIATRMNLGVLYVYYRQVDAASVQFERVLKSMPDHVDAKLHLGIIKASRGQYEQASDLYKDVLDVDPGNALATYNLAVLAEKQKDYDDSLSHLKSYLSSNYAKRQDNKEVFAMIERLRAKKDMMGETVSDSEIQEMSAQLDQPMTKNAALSEDEDVLKEVERPKAKRPAIQKEANPPSQASRPKVNATPKQEKKKEEPKPPAYSGDDIESLEKALIE